One genomic region from Paraburkholderia azotifigens encodes:
- a CDS encoding NAD(P)-dependent oxidoreductase, translating to MSKVLKIALFGATGMIGSRVAAEAARRGHQVTAFSRNPERVPGDIANLTAAQADVTDAASVAAGARGHDIVASAYAPPMDNVALIEKATRALVEGTRSAGVKRLVVVGGAGSLEVAPGKQLVDTEGFPQAYKAIALAHRDVLPILRAANDLDWTFFAPAALIAPGERKGTFRTGAGSLIVDAQGNSSISAEDYAIAFVDELEQGRFVHQLATAAY from the coding sequence ATGAGCAAGGTACTGAAGATCGCGCTGTTCGGCGCAACGGGCATGATCGGCTCTCGCGTTGCTGCCGAAGCGGCGCGCCGTGGCCATCAGGTGACGGCATTCTCGCGCAACCCTGAGCGCGTGCCCGGCGATATCGCGAACCTGACGGCGGCGCAGGCCGACGTGACGGATGCCGCGAGCGTCGCAGCGGGCGCGCGCGGGCACGACATCGTCGCGAGCGCGTATGCGCCGCCAATGGACAACGTCGCGCTGATCGAGAAAGCCACGCGCGCGCTGGTCGAAGGCACGCGTTCGGCAGGCGTGAAGCGACTCGTCGTGGTGGGCGGCGCGGGCTCGCTGGAAGTTGCGCCCGGCAAGCAGCTCGTCGATACGGAAGGCTTTCCGCAAGCGTACAAGGCGATTGCGCTCGCGCACCGCGACGTGCTGCCCATCCTGCGCGCGGCGAATGACCTCGACTGGACGTTCTTCGCGCCCGCCGCGCTGATCGCACCGGGCGAGCGCAAGGGCACGTTCCGCACGGGCGCGGGGTCGCTGATCGTCGACGCGCAGGGCAACAGCAGCATTTCGGCGGAAGACTACGCGATCGCCTTCGTCGACGAGCTGGAGCAGGGCCGTTTCGTTCATCAGCTCGCGACGGCCGCGTACTGA
- a CDS encoding DJ-1/PfpI family protein, protein MAAKKILFLTGDFAEDYETMVPFQALQAVGHTVDAVCPGKRAGERVKTAIHDFEGDQTYTEKPGHFFTLNATFDEIVPSRYDALAIAGGRAPEYLRLDAKVIDVVRQFAEANKPIAAICHAAQLLAAAGVIRGKRISAYPACAPEVKLAGGDYADIPVDAAVTDANFVTAPAWPAHPEWLRQFLVLLGTRIEL, encoded by the coding sequence ATGGCAGCAAAGAAGATTCTGTTCCTGACGGGCGACTTCGCCGAGGATTACGAAACGATGGTGCCGTTTCAGGCGCTGCAGGCCGTGGGTCATACCGTCGACGCCGTCTGTCCCGGCAAGCGCGCGGGCGAGCGCGTGAAGACGGCGATCCACGATTTCGAAGGCGATCAGACCTACACCGAGAAGCCCGGCCACTTCTTCACGCTGAACGCGACCTTCGACGAGATCGTGCCGTCGCGATACGACGCGCTCGCGATCGCAGGCGGCCGCGCGCCTGAGTATCTGCGGCTCGACGCAAAGGTGATCGACGTGGTGCGCCAGTTCGCCGAAGCCAACAAGCCGATCGCGGCCATCTGTCACGCCGCCCAGCTGCTCGCCGCCGCCGGCGTGATCCGCGGCAAACGCATTTCGGCCTATCCCGCCTGCGCACCCGAAGTGAAACTCGCGGGCGGCGACTACGCGGACATTCCCGTCGATGCCGCCGTCACCGACGCCAACTTCGTCACGGCGCCCGCGTGGCCCGCGCATCCCGAATGGCTGCGCCAGTTCCTCGTCCTGCTGGGCACACGCATCGAGTTGTGA
- the crcB gene encoding fluoride efflux transporter CrcB, with translation MYLSILAVGIGGALGSLFRWFLGLRLNALFPALPLGTLASNVIAGYIIGVAVAYFGRNPQIAPEWRLFIITGLMGGLSTFSTFSAEVVQHLQQGRLNWAAGEIAIHVTASVIATVLGIATLALAAR, from the coding sequence ATGTATCTGTCCATTCTTGCCGTCGGTATCGGCGGCGCACTCGGTTCGCTGTTCCGCTGGTTTCTCGGCCTGCGCCTCAATGCGCTATTCCCGGCGCTGCCGCTCGGCACGCTCGCGTCCAACGTGATCGCCGGCTACATCATCGGCGTGGCCGTCGCGTACTTCGGGCGCAATCCGCAGATCGCGCCCGAATGGCGCCTCTTCATCATCACGGGTCTGATGGGCGGCCTGTCGACGTTCTCCACTTTCTCCGCCGAAGTCGTCCAGCATCTGCAGCAAGGCCGGCTCAACTGGGCAGCGGGTGAAATCGCGATTCACGTGACTGCGTCCGTCATCGCGACGGTGCTCGGCATCGCAACGCTGGCGCTCGCCGCGCGCTGA
- a CDS encoding PRC-barrel domain-containing protein, with amino-acid sequence MTTLDPKMNPARAGAGIVGGGVGEGPGPEVMAAATLDGNKVVSSDGEHVGKISDIMLDVRSGRIAYAVLSEGGFLGMGSNLHAIPWSALTLDTDEKVFRVDLTAQRIKDEPGFDKDHWPSMADETWGTQMHQYYNRDPYWMSSSVDPLAVRDRDL; translated from the coding sequence ATGACCACACTTGACCCGAAAATGAACCCGGCGCGCGCCGGTGCAGGGATCGTCGGCGGTGGCGTGGGCGAAGGTCCGGGGCCTGAAGTGATGGCCGCGGCCACGCTGGACGGCAACAAGGTTGTCTCGTCGGATGGCGAACATGTCGGCAAGATCTCGGACATCATGCTCGACGTGCGCAGTGGACGCATCGCGTACGCGGTGCTGTCGGAAGGCGGTTTCCTCGGCATGGGCAGCAATCTGCACGCAATCCCCTGGAGCGCGCTGACGCTCGATACCGACGAGAAGGTGTTCCGCGTCGATCTCACCGCGCAGCGGATCAAGGACGAGCCGGGCTTCGACAAGGATCACTGGCCTTCGATGGCCGACGAAACCTGGGGCACGCAGATGCACCAGTACTACAACCGCGATCCGTACTGGATGTCGAGCTCCGTCGACCCCCTCGCCGTGCGCGACCGGGACCTCTGA
- a CDS encoding sensor histidine kinase: protein MRLTTKGLLLIAIPAVFELALLSGLVKAQADAGQAERWSMHSEDVLRQTASILAPVLLESVRLRGAVVSGTRDVTTPVVFWMDVDRRIDRLAELVADNPAQVERAAQIRQSVQAYRQWSDRVQDLIHSGRRRDVLQRFRDLAATDVLDSFRAQIAAFQAQERLLDSVRSAEAAAARERQQSLIVAAVIGSLVFVAIAFWIFARGVRGRLALLSDNASRLASNEPLAPLTRGNDEIARLDLTLHVASRRLLEAERQQARFQSDLGRHAAELAQTNETLRQQTQENETFIYSVSHDLRAPLVNLQGFSKELIHACDDLRAAVRDSSLTAQQRQHVERLIGEDIGEALHFLQTAVLRASHIIDALLRLSRVGRVEYRRQQVDVRDIVQRVIDAMQATIRDRGARVIVQPLPPVWGDPTALEQVFANLIGNAINYLSPARTGIVEIGTAPVPPGVQTLRIFYVKDNGLGIPDIAMPRLFNAFQRLHGNVASGEGIGLALVRRMVERHGGRVWAESTEDVGTTFYLSLPDAAAPPRDEEHDMATAGEPALRADAR, encoded by the coding sequence ATGAGACTGACGACCAAAGGCCTGCTTCTGATTGCGATACCCGCCGTATTCGAACTCGCGTTGCTGTCGGGGCTGGTCAAGGCGCAGGCGGATGCCGGGCAGGCCGAGCGCTGGAGCATGCACAGCGAAGACGTGCTGCGCCAGACAGCCAGCATCCTCGCACCCGTGCTGCTCGAATCCGTGCGGCTGCGTGGCGCGGTGGTGAGCGGCACGCGAGACGTCACCACGCCCGTCGTCTTCTGGATGGACGTCGACCGCCGCATCGACCGGCTCGCCGAGCTGGTTGCGGACAATCCCGCGCAGGTCGAGCGCGCCGCGCAGATCCGCCAGTCCGTGCAGGCTTACCGGCAATGGTCGGACCGGGTGCAGGATCTGATCCACTCAGGACGGCGGCGCGACGTATTGCAGCGTTTTCGCGATCTCGCGGCAACCGACGTGCTCGACAGTTTTCGCGCGCAGATCGCCGCGTTTCAGGCACAGGAACGGCTGCTCGACTCGGTGCGTTCGGCCGAGGCGGCTGCAGCGCGGGAGCGGCAGCAGTCGCTGATCGTCGCGGCCGTGATTGGCTCGCTGGTGTTCGTCGCGATTGCGTTCTGGATCTTCGCGCGCGGCGTGCGCGGCCGTCTGGCGCTGCTGTCGGACAACGCGAGCCGGCTCGCGAGCAACGAGCCGCTCGCGCCCTTGACGCGCGGCAACGACGAAATCGCGCGGCTCGATCTGACGCTGCATGTCGCGAGCCGCCGCCTTCTCGAAGCGGAGCGCCAGCAGGCTCGCTTTCAGTCCGACCTGGGCCGCCACGCAGCCGAACTCGCACAGACCAACGAAACATTGCGTCAGCAGACTCAGGAGAACGAGACCTTCATCTACAGCGTATCGCACGATCTGCGCGCGCCGCTCGTCAATCTGCAAGGCTTCTCGAAGGAGTTGATCCATGCCTGCGACGACTTGCGCGCGGCCGTTCGTGACTCGTCGCTGACGGCGCAGCAGCGGCAGCACGTCGAGCGGCTGATCGGCGAGGATATCGGCGAAGCGCTGCATTTCCTGCAGACAGCTGTGCTGCGCGCGTCGCACATCATCGACGCGCTGCTGCGGCTGTCGCGCGTTGGGCGCGTCGAGTACCGCCGGCAGCAGGTCGACGTGCGCGACATCGTGCAGCGTGTGATCGACGCGATGCAGGCGACGATCCGCGACCGTGGCGCACGCGTGATCGTGCAGCCATTGCCGCCCGTCTGGGGCGATCCGACGGCGCTCGAGCAGGTGTTCGCGAACCTGATCGGCAACGCGATCAACTATCTGAGCCCGGCGCGCACGGGCATCGTCGAGATCGGCACGGCGCCTGTGCCACCCGGCGTGCAGACGCTGCGGATTTTCTATGTGAAGGACAACGGCCTCGGCATCCCGGACATTGCGATGCCGCGCCTGTTCAACGCGTTCCAGCGGCTGCACGGCAATGTGGCGTCGGGCGAGGGGATCGGCCTGGCGCTCGTGCGGCGCATGGTCGAGCGCCACGGCGGGCGGGTATGGGCCGAATCGACGGAGGATGTGGGCACGACTTTCTATCTGTCGTTGCCCGATGCGGCGGCGCCGCCGCGTGACGAAGAGCACGACATGGCGACGGCAGGAGAGCCTGCGTTGCGCGCCGACGCGCGCTAG
- a CDS encoding ammonium transporter, with protein sequence MDSLKTGTDTLFLLLGAAMVLAMHAGFAFLELGTVRKKNQVNALVKILVDFSVSTIAYFFIGYTIAYGVQFYGNAETLAQHNGYALVRFFFLLTFAAAIPAIVSGGIAERSKFNPQLFATFVLVGFIYPFFEGIAWNERFGVQAWIAHAFGAPFHDFAGSVVVHAFGGWVALPAVMLLGARHGRYTRDGRIAAHPPSNIPFLALGAWVLAVGWFGFNVMSAQTIDKISGLVAVNSLMAMVGGTLTAWLAGRNDPGFTYNGPLAGLVAVCAGSDVMHPLGALMTGAVAGVLFVYMFTIVQNRWRIDDVLGVWPLHGLCGAWGGIAAGIFGQHALGGLGGVSFAAQLVGTLGGVVFATLGGTVVYGAIRMTVGLRIEQENEYNGADLSIHKITSTPERETVG encoded by the coding sequence ATGGACAGTCTCAAAACCGGCACCGATACCCTCTTCCTTCTGCTCGGCGCAGCGATGGTGCTCGCGATGCATGCGGGCTTCGCGTTTCTCGAGCTGGGCACGGTGCGCAAGAAGAATCAGGTCAACGCGCTCGTGAAAATCCTGGTCGATTTTTCGGTATCGACCATCGCGTATTTCTTCATCGGCTACACGATCGCCTATGGCGTGCAGTTCTACGGCAACGCCGAGACGCTCGCCCAGCACAACGGCTATGCGCTCGTGCGCTTCTTCTTTCTGTTGACCTTCGCGGCCGCGATTCCCGCGATCGTCTCGGGCGGCATCGCGGAACGCTCGAAGTTCAACCCGCAGCTCTTCGCCACCTTCGTGCTGGTCGGCTTCATCTATCCGTTCTTCGAAGGCATCGCGTGGAACGAGCGCTTCGGCGTCCAGGCGTGGATTGCCCACGCGTTCGGCGCGCCGTTCCACGATTTCGCGGGTTCCGTCGTGGTGCACGCGTTCGGCGGCTGGGTCGCGCTGCCTGCCGTGATGCTGCTCGGCGCGCGCCACGGTCGCTATACGCGCGACGGACGCATCGCCGCGCATCCGCCGTCGAACATTCCGTTCCTCGCGCTCGGCGCGTGGGTGCTGGCCGTCGGCTGGTTCGGCTTCAACGTGATGAGCGCCCAGACGATCGACAAGATCAGCGGCCTCGTCGCCGTCAACTCGCTGATGGCGATGGTCGGCGGCACGCTGACTGCGTGGCTCGCGGGCCGCAACGACCCGGGCTTCACGTACAACGGCCCGCTCGCGGGACTCGTCGCCGTGTGCGCCGGTTCAGACGTGATGCATCCGCTCGGCGCGCTGATGACGGGAGCGGTAGCGGGCGTGCTGTTCGTCTATATGTTCACGATCGTGCAGAACCGCTGGCGCATCGACGACGTGCTTGGCGTGTGGCCGCTGCACGGCCTGTGCGGCGCGTGGGGCGGCATCGCCGCGGGCATTTTCGGCCAGCATGCGCTGGGCGGCCTGGGTGGCGTATCGTTCGCGGCGCAGCTTGTCGGCACGCTCGGCGGGGTCGTGTTCGCGACGCTCGGCGGCACGGTCGTCTATGGCGCGATCCGGATGACCGTCGGTCTGCGTATCGAGCAGGAAAACGAGTACAACGGCGCCGACCTGTCGATCCACAAGATCACCTCGACGCCGGAGCGCGAAACGGTCGGCTGA
- a CDS encoding IclR family transcriptional regulator: MNQSSTRPSASDAAKEKDGSGDEVTALARGLTVLRRIAAADAPLSNRELTELTGIPKPTVSRITATLVSAGFLFRLPDSERFVLTSSVLELSNGFLRNFDIRARSRPFLIELAERTSLSVHLAVRDRLDMVVIDAIKPRSAVLVSRLDVGSRMDLSRTAVGRAYLAALAESDRQNLLTGLQAATGDDWGNISARLDAALRETTAQGFAIATGEWHEGLNAIAAGFIGPSGERYAVNCGGSALQCPRDWLVSRAAPALLETIDRIVHEIGGTPGRRLDA, encoded by the coding sequence ATGAACCAGTCATCGACGCGCCCGTCCGCCAGCGATGCCGCGAAGGAAAAGGACGGCTCGGGCGACGAGGTCACCGCGCTCGCACGCGGCCTGACGGTGCTCCGCAGGATTGCGGCCGCCGACGCCCCGCTGTCCAACCGCGAGCTGACGGAACTGACAGGCATTCCGAAACCGACCGTCTCGCGGATCACCGCGACGCTCGTCAGCGCGGGCTTTCTGTTCCGTTTGCCGGACAGCGAGCGCTTCGTGCTGACGTCGTCGGTGCTGGAACTGAGCAACGGCTTTCTGCGCAACTTCGACATTCGCGCCCGCTCGCGTCCGTTTCTGATTGAACTGGCCGAACGCACGTCGCTATCCGTGCACCTGGCTGTGCGCGACCGGCTCGACATGGTAGTCATCGACGCCATCAAGCCGCGCTCCGCCGTGCTGGTGTCGCGCCTCGATGTCGGTTCGCGGATGGATCTGAGCCGCACGGCCGTCGGCCGCGCCTATCTGGCGGCGCTGGCCGAAAGCGACCGGCAGAATCTGCTGACGGGCCTGCAGGCCGCGACGGGCGACGACTGGGGCAACATCAGCGCGCGCCTCGACGCCGCGCTGCGTGAGACGACGGCACAGGGCTTCGCCATCGCGACGGGCGAGTGGCATGAAGGGCTGAACGCGATCGCAGCCGGTTTCATCGGGCCTTCGGGCGAGCGCTACGCGGTCAACTGCGGCGGCTCTGCGCTTCAATGCCCGCGCGACTGGCTGGTGTCGCGCGCGGCGCCCGCGCTGCTTGAGACCATCGACAGGATCGTCCACGAGATCGGCGGCACGCCCGGACGCCGGCTCGACGCTTGA
- a CDS encoding Rrf2 family transcriptional regulator, whose amino-acid sequence MNTSSRFAFAVHVLALLSLQEGVPLSSDMIAGSVNTNPVLIRRLLAMLAEAGLTTSQLGAGGGALLAREPQDITLLDIYRAVDDAQLFAMHRETPNPACMVGRNIQTVLTGIIGDAQQALEASLASRTLADATADVVRAERSRERKRKAAAADG is encoded by the coding sequence GTGAATACGAGTAGCCGATTTGCCTTTGCGGTTCATGTGCTTGCCTTGCTGTCGTTGCAGGAAGGCGTGCCGCTGTCGTCGGACATGATCGCGGGAAGCGTGAACACGAATCCCGTGCTGATCCGGCGCCTGCTGGCGATGCTCGCGGAGGCGGGCTTGACCACGTCGCAGCTCGGCGCGGGCGGCGGCGCGCTGCTGGCGCGCGAGCCGCAAGACATCACGCTGCTCGACATTTACCGCGCCGTCGACGACGCGCAGCTGTTCGCGATGCATCGCGAAACGCCGAACCCTGCATGCATGGTCGGGCGCAACATCCAGACGGTGCTGACGGGCATCATCGGCGACGCGCAGCAGGCGCTCGAAGCGTCGCTGGCATCGCGCACGCTGGCGGACGCGACGGCCGACGTCGTGCGCGCCGAACGTTCGCGGGAACGCAAGCGCAAAGCGGCGGCAGCGGACGGTTGA
- a CDS encoding MdtA/MuxA family multidrug efflux RND transporter periplasmic adaptor subunit, which yields MDEQKKQPESSRHPESASPPPGREPGPGAVKRHRGRTIALIVAVVLIAGIVLVRWHPWNKSTEGANAAAGASGAHAGRAGGRRGGGAGGADQPQPVHVASATQGEMPVVLNALGTVTPLANVTVRTQLSGVLQTVAFQEGQMVKRGDLLAQVDPRPYQISLENAQGTLAKDQALLQTARLDLKRYQTLLSQDSIASQQVDTQASLVKQYEGQVKADQANIDTFKLDLTYARITAPVSGRVGLRQVDAGNYVTPGDTNGVVVITQLQPISVIFTTSEDNLPAILKQLQTGQKMSVTAYDRSNTTSLEAGYLETLDNQIDTTTGTVKLRATFQNNGGLLFPNQFVNTRLLVNVVKNAVIVPTSSVLNGSMGAFVYVVKPDNTVTVRAVKVGPVDGERTSIASGLQVGERVVIDGSDRLKEGAKITIPADRPRGASGASGAHAASGASAAAAASGASGAHRRKHASQTSAE from the coding sequence ATGGACGAACAAAAAAAGCAGCCTGAATCATCACGCCACCCCGAATCCGCCAGCCCGCCGCCCGGGCGCGAACCGGGGCCCGGCGCCGTCAAGCGGCATCGCGGCCGCACGATCGCGTTGATCGTCGCCGTCGTGCTGATCGCGGGCATCGTGCTGGTGCGCTGGCATCCATGGAACAAGAGCACCGAGGGCGCGAACGCGGCCGCGGGTGCCAGCGGCGCGCACGCGGGACGCGCAGGCGGCCGCCGCGGCGGCGGCGCGGGTGGCGCGGATCAGCCGCAACCCGTGCACGTGGCCAGCGCGACGCAAGGCGAAATGCCCGTCGTGCTGAATGCGCTCGGCACCGTCACGCCGCTCGCGAACGTCACCGTGCGCACGCAGTTGTCGGGCGTGCTGCAAACGGTCGCGTTCCAGGAAGGCCAGATGGTCAAGCGAGGCGATCTGCTCGCACAAGTCGACCCGCGTCCATATCAGATCAGTCTTGAGAATGCGCAAGGCACGCTGGCGAAGGACCAGGCGCTTCTGCAAACCGCCCGTCTCGATCTGAAGCGCTATCAGACGCTGCTCTCGCAGGATTCGATCGCGAGCCAGCAGGTGGACACGCAGGCATCGCTCGTCAAGCAGTACGAAGGCCAGGTCAAGGCCGATCAGGCGAACATCGACACCTTCAAACTCGACCTCACCTACGCGCGCATCACGGCGCCCGTCTCGGGCCGTGTCGGTCTGCGCCAGGTCGACGCCGGCAACTACGTGACGCCGGGCGACACGAACGGCGTCGTCGTGATCACGCAGTTGCAGCCGATCAGCGTGATCTTTACGACCTCCGAAGACAACCTGCCCGCCATCCTCAAGCAGTTGCAAACCGGCCAGAAGATGTCGGTGACGGCGTACGACCGCAGCAATACGACCTCGCTCGAAGCGGGCTATCTGGAAACGCTCGACAACCAGATCGACACCACCACGGGCACGGTCAAGCTGCGCGCCACGTTCCAGAACAACGGCGGCCTGCTGTTCCCGAACCAGTTCGTCAACACGCGCCTGCTCGTGAACGTGGTGAAGAACGCGGTGATCGTGCCGACCTCGTCGGTGCTGAATGGCTCGATGGGTGCGTTCGTGTATGTCGTAAAGCCCGACAACACGGTGACGGTGCGCGCGGTGAAGGTCGGCCCCGTCGACGGCGAGCGCACCAGCATCGCGTCGGGGCTGCAGGTCGGCGAGCGCGTCGTGATCGACGGCTCAGACCGGCTCAAGGAAGGCGCGAAAATCACCATTCCCGCCGACCGTCCGCGCGGCGCGTCGGGTGCATCAGGTGCGCATGCGGCATCGGGGGCATCCGCCGCGGCTGCGGCATCGGGCGCGTCGGGTGCGCATCGTCGCAAGCACGCGTCGCAGACGTCGGCGGAATAA
- a CDS encoding CHAD domain-containing protein: protein MKSDDRPHDVAALGDEAQAESTFAALATPLVDEALAHNASIHADATPESLHQLRVALRRLRSLWWAYRPLLDKAENTRQRALYRFLADAAGRTRDWDILLELLAGKSDGSGESANVRDVPASLREARERALATSRETLINADIRNVLHDALASTSKELNTAPERHALRKFAAKRVRIAEKSLRKRMRKALRAKRADYAVLHDVRKSGKRVRYLIEFFGPVLADAGHGRTLRRLKNMQQCFGELNDVIASVALLRDNMNLFASEDEAREALAFLKGRRKERQCEAVRLLQKA, encoded by the coding sequence ATGAAATCCGACGATCGCCCGCACGACGTCGCAGCACTCGGTGACGAGGCGCAAGCGGAATCGACGTTCGCCGCGCTCGCGACGCCGCTCGTCGACGAGGCGCTCGCGCACAATGCATCCATCCACGCCGACGCTACTCCCGAATCCCTCCATCAGCTGCGCGTCGCGCTGCGGCGTCTGCGCTCGCTGTGGTGGGCGTACCGGCCGCTGCTCGACAAGGCCGAAAACACGCGTCAGCGCGCGCTGTACCGCTTTCTCGCCGACGCGGCCGGGCGGACGCGCGACTGGGACATCCTGCTCGAATTGCTCGCAGGCAAGAGCGATGGAAGCGGTGAAAGCGCTAACGTACGCGACGTGCCCGCGAGTCTGCGCGAAGCGCGCGAGCGCGCACTTGCCACGAGCCGCGAAACCCTCATCAACGCCGACATCCGCAACGTGCTGCACGACGCGCTGGCAAGCACATCGAAGGAACTGAATACGGCACCCGAGCGGCACGCGTTGCGCAAGTTCGCGGCGAAGCGTGTGCGGATCGCCGAGAAATCGCTGCGCAAGCGCATGCGCAAGGCGTTGCGCGCAAAACGCGCTGACTACGCAGTGCTTCATGACGTGCGCAAGTCGGGCAAGCGGGTTCGTTATCTGATCGAGTTTTTTGGTCCTGTGCTCGCCGACGCCGGGCACGGGCGCACGCTCAGGCGCCTTAAGAACATGCAACAGTGCTTCGGCGAACTCAACGACGTGATCGCCAGCGTTGCGCTGTTGCGCGACAACATGAACCTGTTCGCGAGCGAGGACGAAGCACGCGAGGCGCTCGCGTTTCTCAAAGGGCGCCGCAAGGAGCGTCAGTGCGAGGCAGTTCGTCTGCTGCAAAAGGCGTAG